In Ignavibacteriales bacterium, the following proteins share a genomic window:
- a CDS encoding energy transducer TonB, which yields MKNKYLNILIFVALLSLSCSKNTQSPTNTDENKPEPAPYVLGDTSSSAIPPPDFVPYAKAPTVTKIVEPQVPEYAKVNNIEGNVFVKCWVTTVGTVRRAVVIKTDNEIFNRPSLEASIQWEFTPALKADSTPVDVWVSIPFRFRNN from the coding sequence ATGAAAAATAAATATTTGAATATTCTGATCTTCGTTGCTCTATTATCCTTGAGTTGCTCAAAAAACACGCAAAGCCCGACCAACACAGACGAGAACAAACCAGAACCAGCTCCATATGTTCTTGGTGATACTTCAAGTAGTGCAATTCCACCCCCCGATTTTGTTCCATATGCTAAAGCACCAACTGTCACAAAAATAGTAGAACCTCAAGTTCCTGAATATGCAAAAGTCAACAATATCGAGGGTAATGTATTTGTCAAATGTTGGGTTACTACAGTTGGAACAGTCCGAAGAGCTGTTGTGATTAAAACAGATAATGAAATATTTAATAGGCCATCTTTGGAAGCCTCAATCCAATGGGAATTCACACCTGCGTTAAAGGCAGATAGCACTCCAGTTGATGTTTGGGTTTCAATTCCATTTCGGTTTAGGAATAATTAA